A single genomic interval of Picosynechococcus sp. PCC 7003 harbors:
- a CDS encoding diacylglycerol/polyprenol kinase family protein: MDVNHLFAEIISPALRMPLGTVITYLGALLAIAEGLSRKNHLTPELTRKIVHIGSGNVILLAWWFDIPMEIGIAAAFIAGLIALVSYFLPILPSVNSVGRQSLGTFFYALSMGVLIWWFWSIQQPVFAVLGILVMAWGDGLAAVVGSQLGQHPYEILGNKKSIEGTATMFGVGLLICGLLFLSFDLMLWQKLAIALIVSLSATLLESIAQFGIDNFLVPVGSAAIAFLLVQALI, encoded by the coding sequence ATGGATGTCAATCATCTCTTTGCAGAAATTATTTCCCCAGCCCTCCGGATGCCCCTCGGAACGGTCATCACTTATTTGGGGGCGCTGTTGGCGATCGCCGAAGGTCTGAGCCGCAAAAATCACCTCACCCCAGAACTGACCCGCAAGATCGTTCATATCGGCAGTGGTAATGTCATTCTCCTGGCTTGGTGGTTTGACATTCCGATGGAAATTGGCATTGCCGCCGCCTTTATCGCAGGCTTAATCGCTTTAGTTTCCTACTTCCTACCCATTTTGCCCAGCGTGAATAGCGTCGGTCGCCAAAGCCTCGGCACTTTTTTCTATGCCCTCAGTATGGGGGTATTGATCTGGTGGTTTTGGTCAATTCAGCAACCTGTGTTTGCGGTGCTCGGCATTTTGGTGATGGCCTGGGGCGATGGTCTGGCCGCCGTAGTCGGTAGTCAATTGGGTCAACATCCCTACGAAATTCTCGGCAACAAAAAAAGCATCGAAGGCACCGCCACAATGTTTGGGGTTGGTCTCTTGATTTGTGGTTTGTTGTTTCTCAGCTTTGATCTAATGCTCTGGCAAAAGTTGGCGATCGCCCTCATCGTTTCCCTTAGTGCCACCTTGCTCGAAAGCATTGCCCAGTTCGGCATTGATAACTTTTTAGTGCCCGTCGGCAGCGCGGCGATCGCCTTTTTACTCGTACAAGCTTTGATCTAG
- the ileS gene encoding isoleucine--tRNA ligase has protein sequence MTDAKSYKDTVNLPKTTFNMRANAPQKEPEIQKFWQENRIYEDLAQNNPKDFFTLHDGPPYANGDLHMGHALNKVLKDIINKYKLLQGYKTHYVPGWDCHGLPIELKVLQNLSADARQNLTPLKLRYKARDFALKTQKAQAAGFQRYGVWGDWENPYLTLTPEYEAAQIGVFGDMALKGYIYRGLKPVHWSPSSQTALAEAELEYPEGHTSQSIYVSFPITDLSPEAKAVLGEFADSLGVAIWTTTPWTLPGNLAVAINPALEYAVVETDGNLCAQKYLIVAKDLAESLTKTFDAALTVKTSFKGEILEHCTYQHPLYDRQSPVVAGGDYITTESGTGLVHTAPGHGQEDYITGQKYGLPILSPVDAEGTLTEEAGEFAGLNVLDGANNAIIAALTEKRALLKQEVYQHKYPYDWRTKKPTIFRATEQWFASVEGFRDEALKAIKGVRWIPAQGENRITAMVGDRSDWCISRQRNWGVPIPVFYDEATGEALLNETTINHVKEIIAKEGSDAWWKRSVEELLPKEYRDNGRTYRKGTDTMDVWFDSGSSWAAVAKQRDGLNYPVDLYLEGSDQHRGWFQSSLLTSVAVNGVAPYKTVLTHGFVLDEKGYKMSKSLGNVVDPNIIINGGKNQKNEPPYGADVLRLWVSSVDYSSDVPIGQTILKQLADVYRKIRNTARFLLGNIHDFDPAKDAVAYSDLPELDQYILHQTHNVFTEVTEAFEEFQFFKFFQKVQNFCVVDLSNFYLDIAKDRLYISDVNAPRRRSCQTVMAIILETLAKAIAPVLCHMAEDIWQNLPYETEHQSVFSAGWYQLDPQWAADAALFQHWEELRKIRNGVNLVLEKARTEKLIGASLEAKILMRDGDGALTDWLAALNPADSLSESPRVDELRYLLLVSQVEFVTAALDDQQYQDTLELAAGQLQIAVVKADGHKCDRCWNYSTQVGTFTDDPTICERCNAALAGQF, from the coding sequence GTGACAGACGCAAAGAGCTACAAAGATACCGTTAATTTGCCGAAAACCACCTTTAATATGCGGGCGAATGCTCCCCAAAAAGAACCAGAAATCCAAAAATTCTGGCAAGAAAACCGCATTTACGAAGACCTAGCGCAGAATAACCCCAAAGACTTCTTTACGCTGCATGATGGCCCCCCCTATGCCAACGGCGACCTCCACATGGGTCACGCCCTAAACAAAGTACTGAAGGACATCATCAATAAGTACAAGCTCTTACAAGGCTACAAAACCCACTATGTCCCCGGTTGGGATTGTCACGGTTTACCCATCGAATTAAAGGTACTGCAAAATCTCAGTGCCGATGCCCGGCAAAATCTCACGCCCCTTAAACTGCGCTACAAAGCCCGTGACTTTGCCCTCAAAACCCAAAAAGCCCAAGCAGCAGGATTTCAACGGTATGGCGTTTGGGGCGATTGGGAAAACCCTTATCTCACCCTCACCCCAGAATACGAAGCGGCTCAAATTGGCGTATTTGGCGACATGGCCCTCAAAGGCTATATCTATCGCGGTCTGAAGCCTGTCCATTGGAGTCCGAGTTCCCAAACGGCCCTGGCCGAAGCAGAACTCGAATACCCCGAAGGCCATACCTCCCAAAGTATCTATGTCTCTTTTCCGATCACAGATCTAAGCCCTGAAGCCAAAGCTGTTTTGGGCGAGTTTGCTGACAGTTTAGGCGTGGCAATCTGGACAACCACTCCCTGGACATTGCCCGGTAACTTAGCTGTGGCGATCAACCCGGCCCTGGAATACGCCGTCGTGGAAACCGACGGCAACCTGTGCGCTCAGAAATATCTCATCGTCGCCAAGGATCTCGCAGAAAGTTTAACGAAAACCTTTGACGCTGCCTTAACAGTTAAAACCAGCTTTAAAGGGGAAATCCTTGAACATTGCACCTATCAGCATCCCCTCTACGATCGCCAAAGTCCGGTGGTGGCTGGTGGCGATTACATCACAACGGAGTCTGGGACGGGCCTCGTTCACACTGCGCCAGGCCATGGTCAGGAAGACTACATCACGGGCCAAAAATATGGTTTGCCAATCCTTTCCCCGGTAGATGCGGAAGGTACCCTCACCGAAGAAGCAGGCGAATTTGCAGGATTAAATGTTCTCGATGGAGCAAACAACGCAATCATCGCGGCTTTAACGGAAAAACGCGCTCTTTTAAAACAAGAAGTCTACCAACACAAATATCCCTACGATTGGCGTACCAAAAAACCGACGATTTTCCGGGCCACAGAACAGTGGTTCGCCTCCGTGGAAGGGTTCCGGGATGAAGCCCTCAAAGCGATTAAGGGGGTGCGGTGGATTCCGGCCCAGGGAGAAAATCGAATTACGGCCATGGTTGGCGATCGCAGTGATTGGTGTATTTCCCGGCAACGCAATTGGGGTGTCCCCATTCCTGTTTTTTATGACGAAGCAACCGGGGAAGCTTTGTTAAATGAAACCACCATTAACCACGTCAAAGAAATCATCGCCAAAGAGGGTTCTGATGCTTGGTGGAAACGTTCGGTCGAGGAGCTTTTACCGAAAGAATATCGCGACAATGGCCGCACCTACCGCAAGGGGACAGATACCATGGATGTGTGGTTTGATTCGGGTTCTTCTTGGGCGGCCGTGGCCAAACAGCGAGACGGTTTAAATTACCCTGTGGATCTGTATTTAGAAGGCTCTGACCAGCACCGGGGTTGGTTCCAATCCAGTCTCTTAACCAGTGTGGCCGTGAATGGAGTTGCCCCCTATAAAACGGTATTGACCCACGGTTTTGTGCTCGATGAAAAGGGCTACAAAATGAGTAAATCCCTAGGAAATGTTGTTGATCCCAATATCATTATCAACGGTGGCAAGAATCAGAAAAACGAACCGCCCTATGGCGCGGATGTCCTGCGGTTGTGGGTTTCTTCGGTGGATTACTCCTCGGATGTGCCCATTGGGCAAACGATCCTGAAGCAGTTGGCGGATGTTTATCGCAAAATCCGTAATACAGCCCGTTTCTTATTAGGGAATATCCATGATTTTGATCCGGCGAAAGATGCCGTAGCGTACAGTGATTTACCGGAATTAGACCAGTATATTCTGCACCAAACCCACAATGTTTTTACAGAAGTTACAGAAGCTTTTGAGGAATTCCAATTCTTTAAATTCTTCCAAAAAGTACAGAATTTCTGTGTGGTGGATCTGTCGAATTTCTATCTCGATATTGCCAAGGATCGCCTCTACATTTCTGATGTCAATGCTCCCCGTCGCCGCAGTTGCCAAACGGTCATGGCGATTATCCTCGAAACCCTCGCCAAGGCGATCGCCCCGGTATTGTGTCACATGGCGGAGGATATTTGGCAGAATTTACCCTATGAAACGGAGCATCAATCGGTATTTAGTGCCGGCTGGTATCAACTCGATCCCCAGTGGGCCGCCGATGCCGCTTTGTTCCAACATTGGGAAGAACTGCGCAAAATCCGCAATGGCGTGAACCTTGTTCTCGAAAAAGCCCGCACCGAAAAGTTAATTGGTGCATCCCTTGAAGCAAAAATTCTCATGCGTGATGGGGATGGGGCTTTAACAGACTGGCTTGCCGCCTTGAATCCCGCCGATAGTTTGAGTGAGTCTCCACGGGTGGATGAACTGCGTTATCTGCTCCTTGTTTCCCAGGTGGAATTTGTGACGGCAGCCCTCGATGATCAGCAGTACCAAGACACCCTGGAGTTAGCCGCTGGTCAGCTCCAAATCGCCGTGGTCAAAGCGGACGGTCACAAATGCGATCGCTGTTGGAATTATTCGACGCAAGTAGGAACATTTACGGACGATCCCACCATTTGTGAACGCTGTAATGCAGCCTTAGCCGGTCAATTCTAA
- a CDS encoding Uma2 family endonuclease: MLTKQRADRVLLSNISWQQFENILRDLGETRASRVAYCDGTLEIMTPLPEHEFYKEAIGDAIKDCADELEIDYESLGSTTWRKPAAKAGLEPDNCFYFQNEPLIRGQLDYDLSKDPPPDLALEIELTSRSLERFPIYGRLGVPEIWSYEDGEITIYLLDRGEYRVSEMSLALPQISVTKMMALIEENRPLGRRAIRRAIREWAKTL; the protein is encoded by the coding sequence ATGCTGACGAAACAACGGGCGGATCGGGTACTGCTGAGTAATATCAGTTGGCAGCAGTTTGAAAATATCTTGCGGGATTTGGGGGAAACCCGTGCCAGTCGCGTGGCCTACTGTGATGGAACTTTAGAAATTATGACGCCCCTCCCTGAACATGAATTTTATAAAGAGGCGATTGGTGATGCGATCAAAGATTGCGCTGACGAACTAGAAATTGATTACGAAAGTCTTGGCTCGACGACCTGGCGTAAACCAGCGGCAAAAGCAGGCTTAGAACCGGACAACTGTTTTTACTTTCAAAATGAGCCTTTAATTCGGGGCCAGTTGGACTATGACCTGAGTAAAGATCCGCCCCCCGATTTGGCTTTAGAAATTGAACTGACCAGCCGCTCCCTCGAACGATTTCCCATCTATGGGCGGTTGGGGGTGCCGGAAATTTGGAGCTATGAAGACGGCGAAATCACCATTTATTTACTTGACCGAGGAGAATATCGTGTGTCTGAAATGAGTTTGGCCCTGCCGCAAATTTCCGTGACAAAAATGATGGCATTGATTGAGGAAAATCGTCCCCTAGGCCGCCGGGCAATTCGCCGCGCCATTCGGGAGTGGGCAAAAACCCTGTAG
- a CDS encoding VOC family protein, which translates to MKLGFVIIYVDDVKKTLQFYKEAFGIKIRMEHEDNGIVLYGEMETEGAILGFASPEMGQLNLGGKYQKITPEKDPVGQEIVFVNDNVNAVYNQAVKAGANSISAPVEKPWGQTVAYVRSIEGTLIEICSPMNA; encoded by the coding sequence ATGAAATTAGGATTTGTAATCATTTATGTAGATGATGTAAAAAAAACTCTTCAATTTTATAAAGAGGCATTCGGAATAAAAATACGAATGGAGCATGAAGACAACGGAATAGTGCTATATGGAGAAATGGAAACAGAAGGGGCAATTTTAGGGTTTGCTTCTCCAGAAATGGGACAACTTAATCTAGGCGGTAAGTATCAAAAAATCACACCAGAAAAAGATCCTGTTGGCCAAGAAATCGTTTTTGTCAATGACAACGTAAATGCAGTTTATAATCAAGCTGTGAAAGCAGGTGCAAACTCGATTTCAGCACCAGTTGAAAAACCATGGGGCCAAACCGTGGCTTACGTTCGCTCAATAGAAGGGACATTAATTGAAATATGTTCCCCAATGAATGCATAA
- the hemB gene encoding porphobilinogen synthase, which produces MFPSSRPRRLRQSESLRRMVRENTFTANDLIYPLFAVPGEAIANEVKSMPGVYQLSIDKIVTEAKEVWELGIPAVILFGIPPEKDNDATGAWHDCGIVQKATTAIKEAIPEMTVINDTCLCEYTPHGHCGYLQTGDLTGRVLNDPTLELLKKTAVSQAKAGADIIAPSGMMDGFVAAIREGLDEAGFTDIPIMGYSAKYASAYYGPFRDVAESAPQFGDRRTYQMDPGNGREALKEVELDILEGVDFVMVKPALAYMDIIWRVKEMTNLPVAAYNVSGEYSMVKAGALNGWIDEKKVVLETLTSFKRAGADLILTYHAKDAVRWLAE; this is translated from the coding sequence ATGTTCCCTTCTAGCCGCCCTCGTCGCCTTCGCCAAAGTGAGTCGCTTCGCCGCATGGTGCGGGAAAATACCTTTACGGCCAATGATTTGATTTATCCTCTCTTTGCAGTACCCGGAGAGGCGATCGCCAATGAAGTAAAGTCGATGCCCGGCGTGTACCAACTATCCATCGACAAAATTGTCACCGAGGCCAAGGAAGTTTGGGAACTGGGTATTCCGGCGGTGATTTTGTTTGGCATTCCCCCCGAAAAAGATAACGATGCAACGGGGGCCTGGCACGATTGCGGCATTGTCCAGAAGGCAACGACAGCGATCAAAGAAGCGATCCCGGAAATGACCGTGATTAATGACACTTGTCTCTGTGAATATACACCCCACGGCCACTGCGGCTATCTGCAAACGGGAGACTTGACCGGGCGAGTACTCAATGATCCGACCCTGGAACTGCTCAAAAAAACCGCTGTGTCCCAGGCGAAAGCTGGGGCGGATATTATTGCGCCTTCGGGAATGATGGATGGCTTTGTCGCCGCGATTCGTGAAGGTTTAGATGAAGCTGGATTCACCGATATCCCGATCATGGGCTATTCCGCAAAATATGCCTCGGCTTACTATGGCCCCTTCCGGGATGTGGCCGAATCTGCCCCCCAATTTGGCGATCGCCGCACCTACCAGATGGATCCGGGCAATGGCCGCGAAGCCCTCAAGGAAGTGGAATTGGACATTCTTGAAGGGGTGGATTTCGTCATGGTAAAACCAGCCCTTGCTTATATGGACATCATTTGGCGAGTCAAGGAAATGACCAATCTCCCCGTCGCTGCTTATAACGTGTCTGGAGAATATTCCATGGTGAAAGCCGGGGCTTTAAACGGTTGGATTGATGAGAAAAAAGTCGTTTTAGAAACCCTGACTAGCTTTAAGCGGGCGGGCGCAGATCTGATCCTCACCTACCACGCGAAAGACGCTGTGCGGTGGTTGGCAGAATAA
- a CDS encoding LCCL domain-containing protein: protein MKYLTFGSCVFLGLAIAPVATHAHHNPAPTVAHHQPSTQISHHQPSTQTAKVRAIDWETTPGMLGLRNQVGQTLSVICPAGQPTEKIWGTDIYSDGSSICTAAAHAGLVEPSTGGSVTIKVLGSQTDFVGTERNGIATSSYGPWGGSFEVE from the coding sequence ATGAAGTATTTGACCTTTGGCAGTTGTGTGTTTTTGGGCTTGGCGATCGCCCCCGTTGCCACCCATGCCCACCATAACCCTGCACCAACCGTAGCCCACCACCAACCCAGTACCCAGATCAGCCATCACCAGCCGAGCACCCAAACGGCTAAAGTCCGGGCCATTGACTGGGAAACAACCCCAGGGATGCTGGGTCTGCGGAACCAGGTAGGGCAGACCTTAAGTGTGATTTGTCCGGCGGGACAACCCACGGAAAAAATTTGGGGGACGGATATCTACAGCGATGGCTCATCCATTTGTACGGCAGCCGCCCACGCAGGTCTCGTAGAACCAAGCACCGGCGGCAGTGTGACGATCAAAGTGCTGGGCTCCCAAACAGATTTTGTCGGCACAGAACGCAACGGCATTGCGACTTCGAGCTATGGGCCTTGGGGCGGTAGCTTCGAGGTGGAATAG
- a CDS encoding agmatinase family protein: MSEQPNFRPPSEAQAALEKESHLPLTGWQQEVDRGLEYGLEAAASIKDRSIPTFSRGELPHYAGINTFLKAPYLEDVRKVGEYDVAILGVPHDSGTTYRPGTRFGPQGIRRISALYTPYNFEMGIDLREQITLCDVGDVFTIPANNEKSFDQISKGVAHVFSSGAFPIILGGDHSIGFPTVRGVCRHLGDKKVGIIHFDRHVDTQETDLDERMHTCPWFHATNMANAPAKNLVQLGIGGWQVPRQGVKVCRERATNILTVTDITEMGIDAAAEFALERALDGTDCVYISFDIDCIDAGFVPGTGWPEPGGLLPREALALLGKIVRNAPVCGLEIVEVSPPYDISDITSLMATRVICDTMAHLVLSGQLPRKEKPAYIHPEANMAVDQAWT; this comes from the coding sequence ATGAGTGAACAACCGAATTTTCGTCCCCCCAGTGAAGCCCAAGCGGCCCTTGAAAAAGAATCCCATCTTCCCCTCACCGGTTGGCAACAGGAAGTAGACCGGGGCCTGGAATACGGCCTCGAAGCCGCCGCCAGTATCAAAGACCGCAGCATTCCCACCTTTTCCCGGGGGGAACTGCCCCACTATGCCGGGATCAATACTTTCCTAAAGGCCCCTTATCTCGAAGATGTCCGTAAAGTCGGTGAATATGACGTGGCCATCCTTGGCGTCCCCCACGATTCTGGCACCACCTATCGCCCCGGCACCCGCTTTGGCCCCCAGGGGATTCGGCGAATCTCTGCTCTCTATACCCCCTACAACTTTGAGATGGGCATTGACCTGCGGGAGCAAATTACCCTCTGTGATGTGGGGGATGTCTTTACGATTCCGGCCAATAATGAAAAATCCTTTGATCAAATTTCCAAAGGGGTTGCCCACGTCTTTAGTTCCGGTGCCTTCCCGATTATTCTCGGCGGCGATCACTCCATCGGCTTTCCCACGGTGCGGGGGGTTTGTCGGCATTTAGGCGATAAAAAAGTAGGCATTATTCACTTTGACCGCCACGTGGATACCCAGGAAACAGACCTAGACGAGCGGATGCACACTTGTCCTTGGTTCCACGCCACCAACATGGCCAATGCTCCCGCCAAAAATTTGGTGCAGTTGGGGATTGGCGGTTGGCAGGTGCCACGGCAAGGGGTCAAGGTTTGTCGAGAACGGGCCACTAATATCCTTACAGTGACAGACATCACAGAAATGGGCATCGATGCGGCGGCGGAGTTTGCCCTGGAACGCGCCCTAGATGGCACGGACTGCGTGTACATCAGTTTTGACATTGACTGTATTGATGCGGGATTTGTCCCTGGTACCGGTTGGCCAGAACCAGGTGGTCTACTGCCCCGGGAAGCCCTGGCTCTCCTCGGTAAAATCGTCCGGAATGCGCCTGTCTGCGGTTTGGAGATCGTCGAGGTTTCGCCGCCCTATGACATTAGTGATATTACATCCCTGATGGCGACGCGCGTGATTTGTGACACCATGGCCCACCTCGTTCTGTCCGGCCAGTTGCCCCGCAAGGAAAAGCCCGCCTACATTCACCCTGAAGCAAATATGGCAGTGGATCAAGCTTGGACTTAG
- a CDS encoding ABC transporter ATP-binding protein: MHLEVDQVHKFFQTRHGKITALQNISLHVEGGEFVCVVGASGSGKSTLLRIIAGLETQSTGKVTVDQREIIGPGADRGMVFQRYTLYPWLSVLDNVTFGLKLQGVPKKERYERAYYYLNVVGLGPFQEALPKQLSGGMKQRVAIARALASQPKILLMDEPFGALDVLTKENMQQFLLEIWEQTETSILLITHDVEEAIFLGQRIYVMAAHPGRVKEELKVDFSHHHGYEIKRSPEFIDYKYHVMQLMRETPLEAVQTP, translated from the coding sequence ATGCATTTAGAAGTTGATCAAGTCCATAAATTTTTCCAAACCCGCCACGGAAAAATTACCGCTCTCCAAAATATTAGTCTCCACGTAGAAGGGGGCGAATTTGTCTGTGTGGTTGGCGCATCGGGTTCTGGAAAATCCACCCTCTTGAGGATCATTGCGGGCCTCGAAACCCAGAGTACCGGCAAAGTCACCGTTGACCAGCGGGAGATCATTGGGCCTGGGGCCGACCGGGGGATGGTTTTTCAACGCTATACCCTCTATCCTTGGCTCTCTGTTTTGGATAATGTCACCTTTGGCTTGAAATTGCAGGGGGTGCCGAAAAAAGAGCGTTACGAACGAGCCTATTACTATCTCAATGTGGTCGGTTTAGGGCCTTTCCAAGAAGCATTACCAAAACAGCTTTCTGGGGGGATGAAACAACGGGTGGCGATCGCCCGCGCCCTTGCCTCCCAACCGAAAATCTTATTAATGGATGAACCCTTTGGTGCCCTGGATGTTTTAACCAAAGAAAATATGCAGCAATTTCTCCTAGAAATTTGGGAGCAAACCGAGACCAGCATTCTCTTGATTACCCACGATGTCGAAGAAGCTATTTTCCTCGGTCAGCGGATTTATGTCATGGCGGCCCACCCTGGGCGTGTCAAAGAAGAATTAAAAGTGGATTTTTCCCACCACCATGGCTATGAAATTAAGCGATCACCCGAATTTATTGATTACAAATACCATGTGATGCAACTAATGCGTGAAACTCCCCTAGAAGCAGTACAGACCCCATAA
- a CDS encoding ABC transporter permease, which produces MTKAPVIKPSFRMLKPSLFWDITSGIPQKLRWLLMSASILLPLILWGVISSQGWVKPLFLPTPMAVWEAIANLWASGDLQKDIIYSVLRVLTGFSLAVIISIPLGILMGAFASIRALCEPIIGIVRYMPAPAFIPLLVLYFGVGEIPKVLLIFIGTLFFNTLMIMDAVKFVPKELIEATYTLGGNRPQIVIKVIFPYILPKIIDAGRVNIAASWNLVIVSELVAATEGLGRRISVAQRFLNTDQIFAGLIVIGLIGLLIDLCFIWLQRFLCRWSLD; this is translated from the coding sequence ATGACTAAAGCGCCCGTTATCAAACCGTCTTTTCGGATGCTCAAGCCTTCTTTATTTTGGGATATTACCTCTGGGATTCCCCAAAAGTTACGTTGGCTGTTGATGTCTGCCTCGATTCTCTTGCCCCTGATTCTGTGGGGGGTTATCTCCAGTCAGGGATGGGTTAAACCGCTCTTTTTACCCACTCCCATGGCTGTCTGGGAAGCGATCGCCAATTTATGGGCCAGCGGCGATCTGCAAAAAGACATTATTTACAGTGTTTTGCGGGTGCTGACCGGGTTTAGTCTCGCGGTAATTATTTCCATCCCTTTGGGCATTTTGATGGGGGCCTTTGCCAGTATTCGTGCATTGTGTGAGCCGATCATCGGCATTGTCCGCTATATGCCTGCCCCAGCTTTTATTCCCTTATTGGTTTTGTATTTTGGCGTGGGGGAAATTCCCAAGGTTTTATTGATTTTTATCGGCACCCTCTTCTTCAATACCTTGATGATTATGGATGCCGTAAAATTTGTGCCCAAAGAATTGATTGAGGCCACCTACACTCTGGGGGGGAATCGGCCCCAAATCGTCATTAAAGTGATTTTTCCCTACATTTTGCCCAAAATCATCGACGCTGGTCGGGTGAATATTGCCGCCTCCTGGAACCTGGTCATCGTCTCAGAGCTGGTCGCTGCCACAGAAGGGTTAGGCAGGCGCATTAGTGTTGCCCAAAGATTTTTAAATACCGACCAAATTTTCGCTGGCTTAATTGTGATTGGCTTAATTGGCCTTCTCATTGATCTCTGTTTTATTTGGCTCCAAAGATTCCTCTGCCGCTGGTCGCTCGACTAG
- a CDS encoding ABC transporter substrate-binding protein has translation MLKLPNLLIRPALFCAGLALTVGCQSTPPTTTGEAPETPTAETETITLGFSAWPGWFPWQIAAEKGLFEANGVDVNLTWFDGYLDSINAFAAGQLDANTQTLNDTISSVAAGSEQVIVLVNDNSTGNDQIIVSEGINTIEDLQGKTIAIEEGTVDHFLLLLALQEAGLGPDDVIIKPLETGAAAAAFVAGQVDAVGAFAPFTTQALEREGSKTLISSADFPGAIPDHLVVSRELIQNNPEAVQGLVDTWFAVLDFIEENPEEALEIMAARANVSVEEYQEYDAGTTIFSLEDNLTAFESTEESMISLNYAAQEINTFLVDAGLIAAPADLSGLFDPSFVKAYADKQ, from the coding sequence ATGCTAAAACTGCCTAATCTTCTGATCCGACCGGCACTATTTTGTGCGGGTCTTGCCTTAACCGTCGGTTGCCAAAGTACGCCCCCCACAACAACGGGTGAAGCACCAGAAACCCCAACAGCGGAAACAGAAACAATTACCCTTGGTTTTAGTGCGTGGCCCGGCTGGTTTCCTTGGCAAATTGCCGCAGAAAAAGGCCTATTTGAAGCGAATGGTGTTGATGTAAACCTGACTTGGTTTGATGGCTATTTAGACTCAATTAATGCTTTTGCGGCGGGACAGCTAGACGCCAATACCCAAACCCTGAATGACACAATTAGTTCAGTGGCAGCGGGTTCTGAACAAGTTATTGTTTTGGTGAATGATAATTCAACGGGGAATGACCAAATTATCGTCAGTGAAGGCATTAATACCATCGAGGATTTGCAGGGAAAAACCATCGCCATTGAAGAAGGCACTGTCGATCACTTTTTGTTACTGCTGGCCCTCCAGGAAGCAGGTCTTGGCCCCGATGATGTGATTATTAAGCCCTTGGAGACGGGGGCTGCCGCCGCTGCATTTGTAGCGGGTCAGGTAGATGCAGTGGGAGCCTTTGCGCCTTTTACGACCCAAGCCTTGGAACGGGAAGGCAGTAAAACCCTCATTTCTTCGGCGGATTTTCCGGGGGCGATTCCTGATCATTTGGTGGTCAGTCGTGAGTTAATTCAAAACAATCCTGAAGCCGTCCAAGGGTTAGTAGATACCTGGTTTGCGGTGCTGGATTTCATCGAAGAAAACCCAGAAGAAGCCCTGGAAATTATGGCGGCACGGGCCAACGTTTCCGTCGAAGAATATCAAGAATACGATGCGGGAACGACGATCTTTAGTCTTGAAGATAATCTAACGGCTTTTGAGTCTACGGAAGAAAGTATGATCTCCCTGAATTATGCCGCCCAGGAAATTAATACTTTCCTGGTGGATGCGGGTTTGATTGCAGCGCCAGCGGATCTCAGTGGTTTATTTGATCCTTCTTTCGTCAAAGCCTACGCAGACAAACAGTAG
- the hypB gene encoding hydrogenase nickel incorporation protein HypB, which yields MHQTFDAALGVNLLHANQDLADHNREHFDAWGLTCLNVMSSPGAGKTVLLEKTLATLKDDLKMAVIEGDMTTELDAERLRQYGVPVIPINTGRSCHLDAKMVSGGLHRLEQEYDPNNFDLLLVENVGNLVCPAEFEVGEHAKIALLSVTEGEDKPLKYPVMFQEADCLLVTKIDLVPYLKIDVQRIIDNVRQMNPHASIIPVSAQTGEGLETWYDWVKKSCHREDVMKVTA from the coding sequence ATGCACCAGACCTTTGACGCTGCCCTGGGAGTCAATCTCCTCCATGCCAACCAAGACCTCGCTGATCACAACCGTGAACATTTTGACGCCTGGGGTCTCACTTGTCTCAACGTGATGAGTAGTCCCGGTGCTGGCAAAACTGTTTTGCTGGAAAAAACCCTAGCTACCTTGAAAGATGACCTCAAAATGGCCGTCATCGAAGGGGATATGACCACAGAACTCGATGCAGAACGACTGCGTCAGTACGGCGTGCCTGTGATCCCCATCAATACCGGTCGCTCCTGTCATTTGGATGCCAAGATGGTTTCCGGGGGACTCCATCGCCTCGAGCAGGAATATGACCCCAATAATTTTGATTTGTTGCTTGTGGAAAATGTCGGCAATCTCGTTTGTCCTGCTGAATTTGAAGTGGGCGAACATGCCAAAATTGCCCTCCTTAGTGTGACGGAAGGAGAAGATAAACCCCTCAAATATCCCGTTATGTTCCAAGAAGCAGATTGTTTATTGGTTACAAAAATTGACCTGGTTCCTTATCTAAAAATTGATGTCCAACGGATTATTGATAATGTCCGACAAATGAATCCCCACGCGAGCATTATTCCCGTTTCTGCCCAGACTGGGGAAGGTTTAGAAACTTGGTACGATTGGGTCAAAAAAAGTTGTCATCGAGAAGATGTAATGAAAGTTACAGCATAA